In Actinoplanes sp. NBC_00393, a single genomic region encodes these proteins:
- a CDS encoding MarR family winged helix-turn-helix transcriptional regulator, protein MDPQPHELAWAVHHLAAAAAEVDAAIARRMRLSSGDFLALKHLVVAEEPVGPVELGRLLGLTSGAATGLVDRLQRAGWARRDPHPDDRRRQTITATPHARETLQRELEPLAEEIEQAAAGLSADQQRLVTDTLQGLARLHRRHAR, encoded by the coding sequence GTGGACCCGCAACCGCACGAGCTGGCCTGGGCGGTGCATCATCTGGCGGCCGCTGCGGCCGAAGTGGACGCTGCTATCGCCCGCCGCATGCGGTTGAGCTCCGGCGACTTCCTGGCCCTCAAGCATCTGGTCGTTGCGGAGGAGCCGGTCGGGCCGGTGGAGCTGGGGCGACTGCTCGGCCTGACGTCCGGCGCGGCGACCGGGCTGGTGGACCGCTTGCAGCGAGCCGGCTGGGCCCGCCGCGACCCGCATCCGGACGACCGGCGGCGGCAGACAATCACCGCCACACCGCACGCCCGCGAGACCCTGCAACGCGAACTCGAGCCGCTGGCCGAGGAGATCGAGCAGGCGGCCGCCGGCCTCTCGGCCGACCAGCAGCGGCTCGTGACCGACACCCTGCAGGGGCTGGCCCGCCTGCACCGCCGCCACGCCCGCTGA